The following are encoded in a window of Neomicrococcus lactis genomic DNA:
- a CDS encoding antitoxin codes for MSVFDELKGKADQLVEKATDIAANNADKIRGAVGSVGDFVDEKTGGKFTDQVNKVQDAATNLVDKAEASKTDAADTPEAPKPTAEGTKGDFQQGSSSTF; via the coding sequence TTGTCTGTATTTGACGAGCTCAAGGGCAAGGCCGATCAACTCGTAGAAAAGGCGACCGACATCGCAGCCAACAACGCGGACAAGATTCGCGGAGCTGTTGGAAGCGTTGGCGACTTCGTCGATGAGAAGACCGGCGGCAAGTTCACCGATCAGGTGAATAAGGTTCAGGATGCTGCCACTAATTTGGTCGATAAGGCCGAGGCCAGCAAAACGGACGCCGCTGACACCCCAGAGGCACCAAAGCCAACCGCTGAAGGCACCAAAGGTGATTTTCAGCAGGGTAGCTCTTCTACTTTCTAG
- the def gene encoding peptide deformylase, with product MAVLPVRIVGDPILRSTTSKVTTFDEHLAKLAEDMFETMDDVGGVGLAATQVGVDLQIFTFDTDGIRGAICNPVLEVGEEIQNERQEGCLSVPGLGFHLPRSNWAKVTGQDVHGNPIEYEGEGLTARCLQHEYDHLQGMLYIDRLQGDDKKTAFRAIRDRNYNSVTGETQAQRSVRLGTSFAPAASSSAFGNITPGKGN from the coding sequence ATGGCAGTCCTCCCCGTCCGCATTGTGGGCGATCCCATCCTGCGGAGCACCACGAGCAAGGTCACCACGTTTGATGAGCACTTGGCGAAACTCGCAGAGGACATGTTCGAGACCATGGATGACGTTGGCGGTGTTGGCCTCGCTGCCACCCAAGTGGGCGTTGACCTGCAGATCTTCACTTTCGACACTGACGGTATCCGCGGAGCGATCTGCAATCCTGTCCTCGAAGTCGGCGAGGAAATCCAAAATGAGCGCCAAGAAGGCTGCCTTTCGGTGCCGGGTCTTGGCTTCCACCTTCCACGCTCCAACTGGGCCAAGGTCACCGGCCAGGATGTGCACGGCAACCCCATCGAGTACGAAGGCGAAGGCCTCACGGCGCGTTGCCTCCAGCACGAATACGATCACTTGCAGGGCATGCTCTACATCGACCGGCTCCAAGGCGATGACAAGAAAACCGCTTTCCGCGCCATTCGCGACCGCAACTACAACAGCGTGACCGGCGAAACGCAAGCACAGCGCAGCGTCCGTTTGGGCACTAGCTTTGCGCCAGCGGCGTCGTCGTCCGCCTTTGGAAATATCACCCCCGGAAAGGGGAACTAG
- a CDS encoding cytochrome, translating to MTSPMLAQTTEYGRMYARKANGVPEVPSITTVISQASTDMDGWIGHMAATAVIQDERLADCVGNPAKLKAIARQASSAAADYRDAAARRGDRVHFYAENIALRAMGKPHQAAQAREALKENNEGAFADRFDEWWEQFKVRPLAAEVTVWNSEVGYAGTLDLVAEIGGRVCLIDFKTKGTDRNGRAKSLDPKVVMQLAAGVKAQEISVDPIAGTWDEWPYPKDAMLLGVALGETEVVPMMAQPHVLPAYWRRFWALRQVWETNMNVAGLGQPLLAVPAPPA from the coding sequence ATGACATCCCCCATGCTTGCCCAGACCACGGAATACGGACGCATGTACGCACGTAAGGCGAATGGCGTTCCAGAAGTCCCGTCTATCACCACGGTGATTAGCCAAGCGTCCACAGACATGGACGGGTGGATTGGACACATGGCCGCAACGGCGGTGATCCAGGATGAGCGCCTAGCGGATTGCGTGGGAAACCCTGCCAAGCTCAAGGCCATCGCTCGCCAAGCCTCATCTGCTGCAGCCGATTATCGAGACGCTGCTGCTCGTCGCGGAGATCGCGTGCACTTCTACGCGGAGAACATTGCCCTTCGCGCCATGGGTAAGCCGCATCAGGCGGCTCAAGCGCGCGAGGCACTCAAAGAGAACAACGAAGGCGCCTTTGCGGATCGTTTCGATGAGTGGTGGGAGCAGTTCAAGGTTCGCCCGCTCGCCGCAGAGGTGACGGTCTGGAATAGCGAAGTGGGCTACGCCGGCACCTTGGACCTCGTCGCCGAAATCGGCGGTCGCGTGTGCTTGATCGACTTCAAGACCAAGGGCACGGACCGCAACGGCCGCGCAAAGTCGCTGGATCCCAAGGTGGTCATGCAGCTTGCAGCCGGCGTCAAAGCGCAGGAAATTTCCGTGGATCCCATCGCAGGCACGTGGGACGAATGGCCGTACCCCAAGGACGCCATGCTCCTTGGAGTAGCACTGGGTGAAACGGAAGTGGTCCCGATGATGGCCCAGCCGCACGTGCTGCCGGCCTATTGGCGCCGGTTCTGGGCACTTCGCCAAGTGTGGGAAACCAACATGAATGTGGCCGGTCTTGGTCAGCCATTGCTCGCAGTCCCCGCGCCACCGGCCTAA
- the msrB gene encoding peptide-methionine (R)-S-oxide reductase MsrB, whose translation MSPKITKTDEEWRAELSPQEFHVLRESGTERAYTGEYWDSHEEGVYACRACGAELFTSREKFDSHCGWPSFFAPLAGESVRYLEDVTMGMKRIEVRCATCDSHLGHVFEGEGYPTPTDQRYCINSVSLTLRPKALDS comes from the coding sequence ATGAGCCCAAAAATTACGAAGACTGACGAGGAATGGCGCGCCGAGCTGAGCCCGCAAGAGTTCCATGTCCTGCGCGAATCCGGAACCGAACGCGCTTACACCGGCGAGTATTGGGATAGCCACGAAGAAGGCGTCTACGCGTGCCGCGCTTGCGGCGCTGAACTCTTCACGAGTCGCGAGAAGTTTGACTCGCACTGTGGCTGGCCGTCCTTCTTTGCCCCGCTTGCTGGCGAATCCGTGCGATACCTCGAAGATGTCACGATGGGCATGAAGCGCATCGAAGTTCGCTGTGCAACGTGTGACTCGCATTTGGGTCACGTCTTTGAAGGCGAAGGCTACCCAACGCCCACTGACCAGCGGTATTGCATCAATTCCGTCTCCTTGACGTTACGACCGAAAGCGCTGGATTCCTAA
- the fmt gene encoding methionyl-tRNA formyltransferase produces the protein MKVLFAGTPDVAVPSLNALVSAGFDVVGVLTREDAPVGRKKVMTPSVVAQRATELGLNVIKANKFSEELAQEIKALEPDVAAVVAFGVILPKYALEIPAHGWINLHFSLLPAWRGAAPVQHAIMNGDDITGASTFRIDEGLDTGAVFGTLTEVLRPEDTAGELLGRLADSGAMLLTQTLSGIDSGALTAVPQSGDVSLAPKISLEDARINWSLPALVIRRRINGVTPAPGAWTVLDGQRFKVATTLPAQDVRDLQPGEVRIEGGKKPRAIVGTGSYGLELVTLQPPGKKMMAAADWARGLGSENVRFEA, from the coding sequence GTGAAGGTTCTTTTCGCTGGCACCCCGGATGTTGCCGTCCCTAGCCTGAATGCACTGGTCAGCGCCGGATTCGATGTGGTTGGTGTGCTCACGCGCGAGGATGCGCCGGTAGGCCGCAAGAAGGTGATGACGCCATCGGTCGTGGCGCAACGTGCCACTGAACTCGGCCTGAACGTCATCAAGGCGAATAAGTTCAGCGAAGAGCTCGCGCAGGAGATCAAGGCGCTTGAGCCTGATGTTGCGGCGGTGGTGGCTTTCGGCGTCATTCTGCCGAAGTATGCGCTCGAAATTCCCGCCCACGGCTGGATCAATCTGCACTTCTCGCTGTTGCCTGCGTGGCGCGGCGCGGCCCCGGTTCAGCACGCCATCATGAACGGCGACGACATCACTGGCGCCTCCACGTTCCGCATCGACGAGGGCCTGGACACCGGCGCCGTCTTTGGCACGCTGACCGAAGTGCTGCGGCCCGAAGACACCGCAGGGGAGTTGTTGGGGCGGCTCGCTGACTCTGGCGCGATGCTCTTGACGCAGACGCTCTCCGGCATTGATTCGGGTGCCCTCACGGCGGTTCCGCAGTCCGGGGATGTCAGCTTGGCACCCAAGATTTCCCTCGAAGATGCGCGGATTAATTGGAGCTTGCCGGCTTTGGTCATCCGCCGTCGCATCAATGGCGTGACGCCTGCTCCGGGCGCGTGGACAGTCCTGGATGGGCAGCGATTCAAAGTCGCCACCACCCTTCCAGCGCAGGATGTTCGCGACTTGCAGCCGGGCGAAGTACGCATCGAGGGCGGCAAGAAGCCACGCGCGATTGTGGGCACCGGCTCCTACGGCTTGGAGCTGGTCACGTTGCAGCCTCCCGGCAAGAAAATGATGGCCGCCGCGGATTGGGCGCGCGGGCTCGGCTCAGAAAACGTAAGGTTTGAAGCATGA
- a CDS encoding sulfurtransferase: MTETAPEKISEYAHPDRLVTTQWVAEHSADANVVIVESDEDILLYETGHIPGAVKIDWHTDLNDDVTRDYINSEQFAELMASKGISRDTTIVVYGDKSNWWAAYAMWVFTLFGHEDVRLMDGGRDKWIAEGRELVTERTARERAEYPVVERNDAPIRAYLPQVNDAIGSIPLIDVRSPEEYSGARTHMPAYPEEGALRGGHIPTAASVPWARAAAEDGTFKSRAELEAIYLDEAGLKPGEDVIAYCRIGERSSHTWFVLKHLLGFENVRNYDGSWTEWGNAVRMPIVKGTEPGDAPQR; encoded by the coding sequence ATGACTGAGACAGCACCCGAGAAGATTTCTGAATACGCACACCCGGACCGGCTTGTCACGACGCAGTGGGTTGCCGAGCACTCTGCCGATGCCAACGTAGTGATCGTGGAGTCCGACGAAGACATTTTGCTCTACGAAACCGGCCACATTCCTGGTGCCGTCAAGATCGACTGGCATACGGATTTGAACGACGACGTCACCCGCGATTACATCAACAGCGAACAGTTCGCTGAGCTCATGGCTTCCAAGGGCATCTCCCGCGACACCACGATTGTGGTGTACGGCGACAAGTCCAACTGGTGGGCAGCCTACGCAATGTGGGTCTTCACCCTCTTTGGCCACGAAGATGTGCGCCTCATGGATGGCGGCCGCGACAAGTGGATCGCCGAGGGTCGCGAGCTCGTTACCGAACGCACCGCGCGCGAGCGCGCTGAATACCCGGTAGTTGAGCGCAACGATGCACCGATCCGCGCTTACTTGCCGCAGGTCAACGACGCCATCGGTTCCATCCCGCTGATCGATGTACGCTCCCCCGAAGAATATTCCGGTGCCCGCACCCATATGCCTGCCTACCCTGAAGAAGGCGCGCTGCGCGGCGGTCACATCCCCACGGCGGCATCTGTGCCGTGGGCCCGTGCTGCCGCCGAAGACGGCACTTTCAAGTCCCGTGCCGAGCTCGAGGCGATCTACCTCGACGAGGCTGGCCTCAAGCCTGGCGAGGACGTCATCGCTTACTGCCGCATCGGCGAGCGCTCAAGCCACACGTGGTTTGTGCTCAAGCACTTGTTGGGCTTCGAAAACGTGCGCAACTACGACGGCTCGTGGACCGAGTGGGGCAACGCTGTGCGCATGCCGATCGTCAAGGGCACCGAGCCCGGCGACGCGCCACAGCGCTAA
- a CDS encoding IS1249 family transposase → MPVASHRPRCGVCDCVLVKNGKTSAGRARWRCKSCGASQVRSRSDVTRKSELTQFLTWILGTQSQAAMAGSARGFRKRIQWCWRVEVPPPVPTGVVHHQLMLDGTYFNGWCVLIAYNGKYVVDWQWCDREKKIAWQVLLERIPAPAVAIIDGGTGLRAALKETWPESKVQRCYFHVFQNIRRELTFQPRLPAGKELAALTRVLMKVSTQDEAIAWLREYAAWEAKWDEFLKHRTKAKTGQERPSSVSRNSHWWYTHQRLRRARNVYRRLIQEHCLFTWLDTDLQPDTGEKIHRTTSPLEGGPNKAIKELLRLHRGLPEEHARTAVDWLLESLTEHPRQPWSLVKPEHLNPAQRTKNASMESDESQAPETYSNHFSWEDGNGIQTGWAGRNQP, encoded by the coding sequence GTGCCTGTTGCTTCTCATCGGCCACGTTGTGGTGTATGTGATTGTGTTCTGGTCAAGAACGGTAAGACCTCGGCTGGTCGTGCTCGGTGGCGGTGCAAGTCGTGTGGTGCTTCGCAGGTTCGTTCACGATCTGATGTCACTCGTAAGAGCGAACTGACTCAGTTCTTGACATGGATCCTGGGTACTCAGTCGCAGGCAGCCATGGCAGGTTCAGCGCGTGGTTTCCGGAAGCGTATTCAGTGGTGCTGGCGCGTTGAGGTTCCACCGCCTGTGCCCACCGGCGTAGTGCATCATCAGCTCATGCTTGATGGCACCTATTTCAACGGGTGGTGCGTGCTGATCGCCTATAACGGCAAGTACGTGGTGGATTGGCAATGGTGCGATCGAGAGAAAAAGATCGCCTGGCAAGTCCTACTCGAGCGGATCCCGGCACCGGCGGTGGCGATCATTGATGGTGGTACCGGGCTACGTGCCGCGTTGAAGGAAACGTGGCCGGAGTCGAAAGTTCAACGCTGCTATTTTCATGTGTTCCAGAACATCCGTCGCGAGCTCACCTTCCAGCCACGGCTACCAGCCGGTAAAGAACTCGCAGCCCTGACGAGGGTCTTGATGAAGGTCAGCACCCAAGACGAAGCCATTGCGTGGTTGCGTGAATACGCCGCGTGGGAGGCGAAATGGGACGAGTTCCTCAAGCACCGAACCAAAGCGAAAACCGGTCAGGAACGCCCCTCAAGCGTCTCGAGAAACAGTCACTGGTGGTACACGCATCAACGCTTACGCCGAGCCCGGAACGTGTATCGACGCCTCATCCAAGAACACTGCTTATTCACGTGGTTAGACACTGACCTGCAACCAGACACCGGCGAGAAAATTCACCGGACCACATCCCCGTTAGAAGGCGGACCGAACAAAGCGATCAAAGAGCTCTTACGGCTGCATCGAGGACTCCCCGAAGAGCACGCCAGAACCGCTGTGGACTGGCTCCTCGAATCCCTCACCGAACACCCCAGACAACCCTGGAGCCTCGTGAAACCAGAACACCTCAACCCGGCCCAACGGACCAAAAACGCATCAATGGAAAGCGATGAATCGCAAGCCCCAGAAACCTACAGCAACCACTTCAGCTGGGAAGACGGAAACGGCATCCAAACCGGCTGGGCCGGCAGAAACCAACCATGA
- a CDS encoding benzoate/H(+) symporter BenE family transporter yields MPSVSSSRLSQPILAGVITALVGYLSSFAVVLAGLQAVGASQSQAASGLLALILTQAVCGIALSWMTRMPITTAWSTPGAALLVGAGGAHFGWNEAVGAFLVSGALIMLTGLIPPLGRLISAIPEKIAQAMLAGVLLQLCLVPFTALGTIPQFVGPVMAIWLVVLAFAPRWAVPAAMAVALGIAVVSSSIQYDAAASLTRLPRLEWVVPQFSWEAITGIALPLFIVTMAYQNVPGMAVLKSFGFRAPWSASMIATGAGSVLGSFAGGHAINLAAISAALAAGEEAGPDRSRRWIAGVSSGASYVLLGLISGAIVSVAAASPEGLIPAAAGLALLGILGASASRAFSDPSQRLSALLTFLIAASGLTIAGLGAAFWALVAGLAVRTLIERKTLKS; encoded by the coding sequence GTGCCTTCAGTTTCATCTTCACGCTTGTCACAGCCAATTCTTGCGGGCGTCATCACGGCGCTCGTGGGCTACTTATCGTCCTTCGCGGTGGTTCTCGCTGGGCTCCAAGCCGTGGGTGCAAGCCAATCGCAAGCCGCATCCGGTTTGTTGGCACTCATCCTGACGCAGGCAGTTTGCGGCATTGCTTTGTCCTGGATGACTCGGATGCCGATCACCACGGCGTGGTCCACACCAGGCGCCGCCCTCCTCGTGGGAGCAGGCGGAGCACACTTTGGCTGGAACGAGGCCGTTGGCGCCTTCTTAGTGTCCGGTGCCCTCATCATGCTGACGGGCCTGATTCCTCCGTTGGGCCGGTTGATCTCGGCGATACCGGAGAAGATCGCGCAAGCCATGCTCGCAGGCGTACTTCTTCAGTTGTGTCTGGTGCCGTTTACGGCGCTAGGCACCATCCCTCAGTTCGTGGGGCCGGTAATGGCAATCTGGCTCGTGGTGCTGGCGTTCGCACCGCGCTGGGCGGTTCCTGCGGCGATGGCCGTGGCGCTGGGCATAGCTGTAGTGTCAAGTTCTATCCAGTACGACGCCGCAGCCTCGCTGACACGGCTCCCCCGCCTTGAGTGGGTGGTTCCGCAATTTTCGTGGGAAGCGATTACTGGAATCGCACTTCCTCTGTTCATTGTGACTATGGCGTATCAGAACGTTCCTGGCATGGCCGTGCTCAAGAGTTTTGGATTCAGGGCCCCGTGGAGCGCGTCAATGATCGCTACTGGTGCGGGCAGCGTCCTGGGTTCGTTCGCGGGAGGTCATGCCATCAACCTGGCAGCCATCTCGGCGGCCCTCGCAGCGGGTGAAGAAGCTGGTCCGGACCGCTCACGACGCTGGATTGCAGGAGTCAGCTCAGGCGCGTCCTACGTGCTGTTAGGACTTATCAGCGGCGCAATCGTATCCGTTGCGGCAGCCTCCCCGGAGGGACTGATCCCTGCGGCTGCTGGCCTCGCGTTGTTAGGAATCTTGGGAGCGTCGGCGTCGAGGGCCTTCAGCGACCCGAGTCAGCGCTTGTCAGCGTTGCTCACGTTTCTGATTGCAGCGTCCGGACTCACTATTGCCGGTCTAGGTGCGGCGTTCTGGGCGCTGGTCGCCGGGCTGGCAGTGCGAACGCTCATCGAGCGCAAAACCTTGAAGTCTTAG
- a CDS encoding alpha/beta hydrolase family protein, whose protein sequence is MASKNFSARTQSKAHKYRWGIVGAAVGAVVGSLAAGTVSGLGGYFARQVVTPAKEREENLSILAVVQTDEGKDVIVPATTETTVEGTYSLYWDAGRGHARIGQITSFVPSEGTVQRRIEEVYEGDIYKAVRGWWSGVVYDSPERAGFEVSDVNIPIDAGEAPAWLLPGTYRASTWAICVHGRGATRLEGIRALRTISALGMTGLLISYRNDGVGPRTADGRYGLGATEWEDVDSAIDYALEHGAEDIVLFGWSMGGAISLQVADLSRHQQRIRALVLTGPVVNWFDVLAHQARVNKLPSASGRYGQWLLSNKAGQWITGLATPLDLSSLNWVARHEELRKPTLILHSEDDDFVPVGPSVELAEKNPEMVTFERFTRARHTREWNVDPERWHHTVVDWLTTVFSAKRPVDPRYDAAETSSKEASNK, encoded by the coding sequence ATGGCATCGAAGAATTTTTCCGCTCGTACGCAGTCGAAAGCCCACAAATACCGCTGGGGGATTGTGGGAGCCGCGGTTGGCGCCGTCGTAGGTTCCCTCGCGGCCGGAACGGTCAGTGGCTTAGGCGGTTATTTCGCGCGCCAAGTAGTGACCCCTGCGAAAGAGCGCGAAGAGAACTTGTCGATTCTCGCCGTCGTGCAGACGGACGAGGGCAAAGACGTCATTGTCCCGGCCACCACCGAAACCACCGTGGAAGGTACGTATTCGTTGTACTGGGACGCGGGCCGCGGTCACGCGCGCATCGGCCAGATCACCTCATTTGTCCCGTCCGAAGGCACGGTGCAACGGCGCATCGAGGAAGTTTACGAGGGGGACATTTACAAGGCCGTCCGTGGTTGGTGGTCAGGCGTTGTTTACGATTCTCCGGAACGTGCCGGCTTCGAGGTCAGCGATGTCAACATTCCCATCGACGCAGGCGAAGCGCCGGCATGGCTCTTGCCAGGCACGTACCGCGCGTCCACGTGGGCCATTTGCGTCCACGGCCGTGGCGCAACCCGCCTCGAAGGAATTCGTGCGCTGCGTACCATTTCCGCACTCGGCATGACGGGGTTGCTCATTTCTTACCGGAACGACGGTGTAGGCCCGCGTACAGCGGATGGTCGTTACGGACTCGGGGCAACCGAATGGGAAGACGTTGACTCCGCGATTGACTACGCCCTGGAACATGGGGCCGAAGACATCGTGTTGTTCGGCTGGTCTATGGGCGGTGCCATCAGCCTTCAGGTAGCTGACCTCTCCCGTCACCAGCAGCGCATTCGCGCCCTTGTGCTGACGGGACCGGTGGTGAACTGGTTCGACGTTCTGGCTCATCAAGCACGTGTCAACAAACTTCCGAGCGCTTCCGGCCGTTACGGTCAGTGGTTACTGTCCAACAAAGCTGGCCAGTGGATCACCGGATTGGCCACGCCGCTGGACCTCTCTTCGCTGAACTGGGTGGCGCGACACGAAGAACTGCGCAAGCCAACCCTGATCTTGCACAGCGAGGACGACGACTTTGTTCCCGTGGGCCCATCCGTGGAACTGGCCGAGAAGAACCCGGAGATGGTGACGTTCGAGCGCTTCACGCGAGCACGCCACACGCGCGAATGGAATGTTGATCCCGAGCGCTGGCACCACACGGTGGTGGACTGGCTGACCACGGTCTTTAGCGCCAAACGCCCGGTTGATCCGCGCTACGACGCTGCCGAAACTTCGAGCAAGGAAGCTTCAAACAAGTAG
- a CDS encoding SufE family protein encodes MVTTLPTTLAEIVDDFQNVTERERLELLLEFSRELPELPARLADHPELLEQVVECQSPLFLTIEVDDDADRTVNLFFSAPPEAPTTRGFASVLNEGLNGQPAQIILDVPDDMPEQLGLTRAITPLRMRGMTAMLGRIKRKIREAL; translated from the coding sequence ATCGTGACTACTTTGCCCACCACACTTGCCGAGATTGTTGACGACTTCCAGAACGTCACCGAACGCGAGCGTCTTGAACTCCTGTTGGAGTTCTCCCGAGAGCTCCCGGAGCTGCCCGCCCGTTTGGCAGACCACCCTGAACTTCTGGAACAAGTGGTGGAGTGCCAGTCGCCTCTTTTCTTGACGATTGAGGTGGACGACGACGCAGACCGCACCGTCAACCTGTTCTTCTCCGCCCCGCCAGAAGCTCCGACGACTCGAGGTTTTGCGAGCGTGTTGAACGAAGGCCTCAACGGTCAGCCGGCGCAGATCATCCTGGACGTACCAGATGACATGCCCGAGCAGCTTGGTCTGACGCGAGCCATCACGCCTCTGCGCATGCGCGGCATGACGGCGATGTTGGGGCGCATCAAACGGAAGATCCGCGAAGCGCTCTAA
- the zapE gene encoding cell division protein ZapE has product MESIIHLAERNPQVTVEELVAGLHPSPRFGEVSFDSYIPDPNQPSQTEAVTALRNFAATIGGGKSDGGFLGKLFGSSKSGKGKPAGIYLDGGFGVGKTHLLASLWHAAPGPKAFGTFVEYTNLVGALSFRKAVDVLSTYKLVCIDEFELDDPGDTVLMSRLMRELADAGVKIAATSNTLPGSLGDGRFAAVDFKREIQVLADQFTVIRIDGEDYRHRGLPAAPQPVADDAALEFAQSRYPEATLSEDDFSTLLEHLSKVHPSRYRQFIDGIDVMVLHNVHTITAQNVALRFVVLADRLYDRDVPIVASGVPFDQLFTDEMMHGGYMKKYYRTVSRMTALAREGTLVTADES; this is encoded by the coding sequence GTGGAGAGCATCATTCACCTCGCCGAACGCAATCCTCAAGTTACCGTTGAGGAACTCGTCGCGGGACTGCACCCGTCTCCACGGTTCGGTGAAGTGTCTTTCGATTCCTACATCCCGGACCCCAACCAGCCGTCTCAGACTGAGGCTGTCACCGCGCTGCGCAACTTTGCAGCCACCATTGGTGGCGGAAAATCAGACGGTGGTTTCCTAGGGAAGCTCTTCGGCAGTTCGAAGTCGGGCAAGGGCAAGCCTGCCGGCATCTACCTCGACGGTGGCTTCGGCGTGGGTAAGACTCACTTGCTCGCATCCTTGTGGCATGCGGCGCCAGGTCCCAAGGCGTTTGGCACGTTCGTGGAGTACACCAACCTCGTGGGCGCGCTCTCCTTCCGCAAGGCTGTCGATGTGCTGTCCACCTACAAACTGGTCTGCATCGACGAATTTGAACTCGATGATCCGGGCGACACCGTGCTGATGTCTCGCCTCATGCGCGAGCTCGCCGATGCTGGCGTCAAGATCGCGGCAACCTCCAACACTTTGCCTGGCTCGCTGGGCGACGGCCGCTTTGCTGCGGTGGATTTCAAGCGCGAAATTCAGGTTCTTGCGGATCAATTCACGGTCATCCGGATCGACGGCGAGGACTACCGTCACCGCGGTTTGCCTGCGGCTCCGCAGCCGGTGGCCGACGACGCCGCTCTGGAATTTGCGCAATCTCGCTACCCGGAGGCCACGCTTTCCGAGGACGACTTCTCCACGCTTCTTGAGCACTTGTCCAAGGTGCACCCGAGCCGTTACCGCCAGTTCATTGATGGCATTGACGTGATGGTGCTTCACAACGTGCACACCATCACCGCCCAGAACGTGGCATTGCGCTTTGTGGTCTTGGCTGACCGTCTCTACGACCGCGACGTGCCGATCGTGGCCAGCGGCGTGCCATTTGATCAGCTCTTCACCGACGAAATGATGCACGGCGGCTACATGAAAAAGTACTACCGAACCGTGTCTCGTATGACCGCCCTGGCACGTGAAGGAACGCTCGTCACGGCCGACGAGTCCTAA